The following coding sequences lie in one Borrelia turcica IST7 genomic window:
- a CDS encoding tyrosine-type recombinase/integrase yields MSITKEQILKILELSYEQDKIMGMFYYLQYMTGSRCSEIANIKMQDIRKVAVDGEYMYRINIHVAKKRGETEIRPVLVSLLDFDKIQDAHREYAQANIKNRISLHNYNYLKRTYLFQKTKYKSLSTNNMSFFLRQIIQKVTRKKHIGKCSHIFRHYRIFLMKNSNVPSYDIKEEFHFSNISMVDRYGKPLIDKKKDYEFMINEKPSFAK; encoded by the coding sequence ATGAGTATTACTAAAGAACAAATCTTAAAGATACTAGAGCTCTCTTATGAGCAGGACAAGATAATGGGTATGTTTTACTACTTGCAATATATGACAGGGTCAAGGTGTAGTGAGATTGCCAATATTAAGATGCAGGATATTAGAAAAGTTGCAGTAGATGGTGAATATATGTATCGAATTAATATTCATGTAGCTAAGAAACGGGGTGAAACTGAAATAAGACCTGTGCTTGTATCGCTACTAGATTTCGATAAGATACAAGACGCTCATAGGGAATATGCACAAGCTAATATTAAGAACAGAATCTCTCTTCATAATTATAATTACTTAAAGCGAACATATCTTTTCCAAAAAACTAAATATAAAAGCTTATCAACAAATAATATGAGTTTTTTCTTAAGACAAATCATACAAAAGGTTACTAGAAAAAAACATATTGGTAAGTGTTCTCATATATTTAGGCATTATCGTATTTTTTTAATGAAAAATAGTAATGTCCCTTCATACGACATTAAGGAAGAGTTTCATTTTTCCAATATTAGTATGGTTGATAGATACGGTAAGCCATTAATTGATAAGAAAAAGGATTACGAATTTATGATTAATGAGAAACCTTCTTTTGCTAAATAA
- the bdr gene encoding Bdr family repetitive protein, with translation MDKPIAIQFANKYFYNELTQRDLENLEKNFNVRLKAIEDRIMGVENRISELKDDIKSLDTKIDNVKNELKDDIKNVKEDLNHKIDSVKIDSLEKNNKWIFGLTFTIWLTILGGFVALFFSYLHKINTSQ, from the coding sequence ATGGACAAACCAATAGCTATACAATTTGCAAATAAGTATTTTTATAATGAGCTTACTCAGCGAGACCTTGAAAACTTAGAAAAAAACTTCAATGTTAGATTAAAAGCAATAGAAGATAGAATTATGGGCGTTGAAAATAGGATAAGTGAACTTAAAGATGATATTAAGAGCCTTGATACTAAGATAGACAATGTTAAAAATGAACTTAAGGATGATATTAAGAATGTTAAAGAAGATTTAAATCATAAGATAGATAGTGTTAAGATAGATAGTTTAGAAAAAAACAATAAATGGATATTTGGATTAACATTTACAATTTGGCTTACTATCTTAGGCGGATTTGTAGCTCTTTTTTTTAGCTATTTACATAAAATAAACACATCACAATAA
- a CDS encoding chromosome replication/partitioning protein, with protein MAKTKKKIALNDRKNDIQIFDDDKLEYQSYKDTLRKIVINDIENKIKTMQILYQIREKKLYLIDGYEKFEDFLAEFVISRSQAFLYLKIYKRVLDGSVNIEDIKQKGFKSVYRRMVNLEIESKESKQNPIRPLRFQLKSEDSYKFYKNHAKFTGFVLDKLFLNKQELLQEFLNEFENLKSRKRKEEIIE; from the coding sequence ATGGCAAAGACAAAAAAAAAGATTGCTTTAAACGATAGAAAAAACGACATTCAAATTTTTGATGATGATAAGCTTGAATATCAAAGTTATAAAGACACACTACGTAAAATTGTGATAAATGATATTGAAAATAAAATCAAAACAATGCAAATCCTTTATCAAATAAGAGAAAAGAAGCTTTATCTTATTGATGGATATGAAAAATTTGAAGATTTTTTGGCAGAGTTTGTAATATCCAGAAGTCAAGCATTCCTTTATTTGAAAATTTATAAAAGAGTTTTAGATGGAAGTGTCAATATAGAAGATATTAAACAAAAAGGCTTTAAAAGTGTTTATAGGAGAATGGTCAATTTAGAAATAGAGAGTAAAGAATCAAAACAAAACCCAATAAGACCATTAAGGTTTCAGCTTAAAAGTGAAGACAGTTATAAGTTTTATAAAAACCATGCTAAATTTACAGGATTTGTATTAGATAAACTTTTTTTAAATAAACAAGAGTTACTACAAGAGTTTTTAAATGAATTTGAAAATTTGAAAAGCAGAAAAAGAAAAGAGGAAATAATAGAATAA
- a CDS encoding ParA family protein has translation MDKQKPKVITIASIKGGVGKSMIAIVLSYILKDINKKILLVDLDPQNSLTSYFIKYVKEINENNIYYLLKREQEIIFDKFINKINDNMYIIPSHPILCKFEMEDILYKELLLEYFFDINLLNYNFDYVIIDTPPSLGSLIYNALNITNKVIVPIQTERWAVESFPILMDEIRKVERIRKKNIEVSIIENQFIKNRNTFKDIEEILHIEYKKFIKGRVHFSNSIKVFINELKEPNREEVYYRELKSAVEQII, from the coding sequence ATGGATAAACAAAAACCTAAAGTAATTACTATTGCAAGTATCAAGGGTGGGGTTGGTAAAAGTATGATAGCTATTGTACTGAGCTATATCCTAAAGGATATTAACAAAAAAATACTATTAGTTGATTTAGACCCACAAAATAGCCTAACAAGTTATTTTATAAAATATGTAAAGGAAATCAATGAAAATAACATTTATTATCTTTTAAAGAGAGAACAAGAGATTATTTTTGATAAATTTATAAATAAAATAAACGATAATATGTATATAATTCCATCTCATCCTATTTTGTGCAAATTTGAAATGGAAGATATTCTTTATAAAGAGCTTTTATTAGAATATTTCTTTGATATAAATTTGCTTAATTATAATTTTGATTATGTAATAATAGACACGCCACCCAGCCTAGGCTCTTTGATATATAATGCTTTAAATATTACTAATAAGGTAATAGTTCCTATTCAGACTGAGAGGTGGGCAGTTGAATCTTTTCCTATCTTGATGGATGAAATAAGAAAAGTTGAAAGGATAAGAAAAAAAAATATTGAAGTTTCAATTATAGAAAATCAGTTTATTAAAAATAGGAATACTTTTAAAGATATTGAAGAGATTTTGCATATAGAATATAAAAAATTTATTAAAGGAAGGGTTCATTTTTCTAATAGTATTAAAGTTTTCATTAACGAGTTAAAAGAACCCAATAGAGAAGAAGTGTATTATAGAGAGCTAAAGAGCGCAGTAGAGCAAATAATCTAA
- a CDS encoding DUF226 domain-containing protein has product MQCTLPLERLREKIKEIQPLKEKKKGIFIKKEFENNRTIYHTKIMHDFHAFGIDKRKHDKFFISLRGLFNQKKTEAFNLFSIKEEDKFLGIYYGYRKPITNIVVQYEENGIAKSYNFSKIYYIEFRFKKGSVFCFIRSLFYLDKKEKIGKKYCQSLLERLLGLERQIYSFYNKKLPEGGIITKWINKNLK; this is encoded by the coding sequence ATGCAGTGTACGCTTCCACTAGAACGATTAAGAGAAAAAATAAAAGAAATACAACCTTTAAAAGAAAAAAAGAAAGGTATTTTCATTAAAAAGGAATTTGAAAATAATAGAACAATATATCATACAAAAATTATGCATGATTTTCATGCATTTGGGATTGATAAGAGAAAGCATGATAAATTTTTTATCTCATTAAGAGGATTATTTAACCAAAAAAAGACAGAGGCATTTAACTTATTTTCTATAAAAGAAGAAGACAAATTTTTAGGCATTTATTATGGTTATAGAAAACCTATAACAAATATTGTAGTTCAATATGAGGAGAATGGAATAGCTAAATCATACAATTTTTCAAAGATTTACTATATAGAATTCAGGTTTAAAAAGGGGAGTGTTTTTTGTTTTATAAGAAGTCTTTTCTATTTAGATAAAAAGGAAAAAATAGGGAAAAAATATTGTCAGTCTTTATTAGAAAGATTATTAGGTTTAGAACGACAAATTTATAGTTTTTATAATAAAAAATTACCAGAGGGGGGTATCATAACTAAATGGATAAACAAAAACCTAAAGTAA
- a CDS encoding plasmid maintenance protein, with translation MNTNTTNKPRRHKNKHQHKLIVLISTLSFMNKRYKKYNQGNILYYYNNNLKKNGQRLVKIKTLQSYLYKLEKVLKVTINYYKHLGKNFGTEIYYTLKYSKEECHYEINKHFKAKREDKFQIRVKQHNKKTLSKNSSVEKWECFNNISNDKKKKIKKNRVEKYIEKCNFKTNLASLILDLKISDELKINHLRNLKHIENALVFIPTSIIENKLASIITNNANRPAYLCKLLKNSGYSRIIRDISKGDNYFKTKQDKLKAILKEVETNLENIGYQRDFVTKEIQKVYEIYKSKPHFIIENKKYKDLDKIVDRIKRIVKQVKIENKEEVRNNIFSILLEQLRHKTAINELVPIIKQYLNNKTNLSYKYIIDNTYYYELLDIIENKDIIRRKEFA, from the coding sequence ATGAACACTAATACAACTAACAAACCTCGAAGGCACAAAAATAAGCATCAACACAAATTAATAGTACTAATATCAACACTTAGCTTTATGAACAAACGATACAAAAAATACAATCAAGGCAATATTTTGTATTATTACAACAACAATTTAAAAAAAAATGGACAGCGTCTTGTTAAGATTAAAACTCTACAAAGCTACCTATACAAACTAGAAAAAGTTTTAAAAGTAACCATTAATTACTATAAACATTTGGGGAAAAATTTTGGTACTGAGATTTACTATACACTTAAATACTCTAAAGAGGAGTGTCACTATGAAATTAATAAACACTTTAAGGCAAAAAGAGAAGACAAGTTTCAAATACGCGTTAAACAACACAATAAAAAGACTTTAAGTAAAAATAGTAGTGTAGAAAAATGGGAGTGTTTTAATAATATAAGTAATGATAAAAAGAAGAAGATAAAAAAGAACAGAGTAGAGAAGTACATAGAAAAGTGTAATTTTAAGACAAACTTAGCCTCTTTAATTCTAGACTTAAAAATATCAGATGAACTCAAAATCAATCATTTAAGGAACTTAAAACATATAGAAAATGCTCTTGTGTTTATACCTACTAGCATCATAGAGAATAAATTAGCTAGTATAATAACTAACAATGCCAACAGGCCTGCATATTTATGCAAACTACTTAAGAATAGTGGGTATAGTAGGATAATAAGAGATATCAGCAAAGGAGATAATTATTTTAAGACAAAACAAGATAAGCTTAAAGCAATACTTAAGGAAGTAGAGACTAATTTAGAAAACATTGGATATCAAAGGGACTTTGTAACAAAAGAGATACAAAAGGTGTATGAGATATATAAAAGCAAACCACACTTTATAATAGAGAATAAAAAATATAAAGATTTAGACAAAATAGTAGATAGAATTAAAAGGATAGTAAAGCAAGTCAAGATAGAGAATAAAGAAGAAGTTAGAAACAACATATTTAGCATATTACTAGAACAATTAAGGCACAAGACAGCCATAAACGAATTAGTGCCAATAATAAAACAATATTTAAATAACAAGACAAATTTAAGCTATAAATACATAATAGACAACACATACTATTATGAATTACTAGACATAATAGAAAATAAGGACATAATAAGGAGAAAAGAATTTGCTTAA
- a CDS encoding YqaJ viral recombinase family protein gives MGASEVANIFTGERDLAQVMITILYKAFGKQQQDREETLGMKKGKLLENLGFEELTRLHGDAVQALYKNKYSNGIDKYNYFKKIDGADNLVGATIDGWFINNCEEAELLEIKCSDKNHLAVSMYGT, from the coding sequence ATTGGCGCTAGTGAAGTAGCTAATATCTTTACAGGAGAGCGTGATTTAGCGCAAGTTATGATAACTATACTCTATAAGGCATTTGGCAAGCAGCAACAAGATAGGGAAGAGACACTTGGTATGAAAAAAGGCAAGTTGTTAGAGAATTTAGGCTTTGAAGAGCTTACAAGACTACATGGTGACGCGGTACAGGCTTTATATAAGAATAAATATTCAAATGGAATTGATAAGTATAATTATTTTAAAAAAATAGATGGAGCAGATAATTTAGTTGGGGCAACCATTGATGGATGGTTTATTAATAATTGTGAGGAGGCAGAACTTTTAGAGATTAAATGCAGCGATAAAAATCATTTAGCAGTTAGCATGTACGGGACTTAA
- a CDS encoding DUF244 domain-containing protein, whose amino-acid sequence MFFLVGDTPINCLINRNNAFVAKILEYVLLLENEIISLRQFMEHDREVNVYGLDEEELACYIEKLVTGSNFYSKLADFDYVSEFVEFVECVKLELEESSAICLETNIEKIREFKACLKEYEREHTRVTKPIKDDIKRLLEVVNTQNPLIESESVAYRFGDKIFSLNMSKRAIADKLTLYSKPKILDTTAPTEDVSGISRWLNLDYSPIITDVSNLAFAN is encoded by the coding sequence TTGTTCTTTTTAGTAGGAGATACTCCCATAAATTGTCTTATTAATAGGAATAATGCTTTTGTCGCAAAAATACTTGAATATGTTTTACTACTAGAAAATGAGATTATCTCTTTAAGACAATTTATGGAGCATGATAGAGAAGTTAATGTTTATGGCCTAGATGAGGAGGAGTTGGCTTGCTATATAGAGAAGTTAGTTACAGGTAGCAATTTTTATAGCAAACTAGCAGATTTTGATTATGTTAGTGAATTTGTTGAGTTTGTTGAGTGTGTTAAGTTAGAGTTAGAAGAGTCTAGTGCTATTTGTTTAGAGACAAATATAGAAAAGATAAGAGAGTTTAAAGCTTGCCTTAAGGAATATGAACGTGAACATACAAGAGTAACTAAACCCATTAAAGATGATATAAAGAGGCTATTAGAAGTTGTTAATACCCAAAATCCATTAATTGAGAGTGAGTCTGTTGCTTATAGGTTTGGTGATAAGATATTTAGTTTAAATATGAGCAAGCGTGCTATTGCAGATAAGCTTACTTTATATAGTAAACCTAAGATATTAGATACTACTGCACCTACAGAGGATGTTAGTGGCATATCAAGGTGGCTTAATCTTGACTATAGTCCCATAATTACTGATGTATCAAATTTAGCTTTTGCAAATTAA
- a CDS encoding DUF261 family protein has protein sequence MIIESIRQDNRQLISCIGKWGCYFLCLHYFISVFKGIEFTVSDININYGKFVCMELIRSNCYILDPCRILKAYGLATSVRREFEISEVKIKDLAGYHFMATKNSSVLYDSLALKERGTSYSITSKRIFILFSKKKE, from the coding sequence ATGATAATAGAGTCAATAAGACAGGATAACAGGCAGTTAATATCTTGTATAGGAAAGTGGGGGTGTTATTTTTTGTGTCTTCACTACTTTATAAGCGTGTTTAAAGGAATTGAGTTTACTGTTAGTGATATTAATATAAACTATGGCAAATTTGTATGCATGGAGCTTATTAGAAGTAATTGCTATATATTAGACCCGTGTAGGATACTCAAAGCATATGGACTTGCAACAAGTGTGAGGCGTGAATTTGAAATAAGTGAAGTTAAGATTAAGGATTTAGCAGGATATCACTTCATGGCTACAAAAAATTCAAGTGTGCTTTATGATTCACTTGCACTTAAAGAACGCGGTACGAGCTATAGTATAACTTCAAAACGCATATTTATCTTATTTAGTAAAAAAAAAGAATAA